A part of Luteolibacter flavescens genomic DNA contains:
- a CDS encoding signal peptidase II, which produces METPAAKKEWKLRWILLLLTLPLYVIDQWTKFWTIRTFPPPWEDGGASQIVVVEGFFNLRRVHNQGVAFGFGNGSDWAPVVFLVVPIVALTLIRLGVKKKFFVGNWGLVAVALLLCGIFGNLTDRLIQGSLLEIMQGATLWERLKEGYVVDFLDFTIPVVNYRWPCFNVADSCICIAAGLLFFTGLKADLDQKKKPAADK; this is translated from the coding sequence ATGGAGACTCCCGCAGCCAAGAAGGAGTGGAAGCTCCGGTGGATACTCCTCCTGCTGACGTTGCCGCTCTACGTCATCGACCAGTGGACGAAGTTCTGGACCATCCGGACCTTCCCGCCGCCGTGGGAAGACGGGGGCGCGTCACAGATCGTGGTCGTCGAGGGCTTCTTCAACCTGCGGCGCGTCCATAACCAGGGCGTGGCCTTCGGCTTCGGCAATGGCAGCGATTGGGCACCCGTGGTCTTCCTCGTGGTCCCCATCGTCGCCCTCACGCTGATCAGGCTGGGCGTGAAGAAGAAGTTCTTCGTGGGGAACTGGGGACTCGTCGCCGTGGCGCTGCTGCTGTGCGGGATCTTCGGGAATCTCACCGACCGTCTCATCCAGGGCTCGCTGCTGGAGATCATGCAGGGCGCGACCCTCTGGGAGCGCCTGAAGGAAGGCTACGTGGTGGACTTCCTCGACTTCACCATCCCGGTCGTGAACTACCGCTGGCCGTGCTTCAATGTCGCGGACTCCTGCATCTGCATCGCGGCCGGCTTGCTCTTCTTCACCGGGCTGAAGGCTGACCTGGACCAGAAGAAGAAGCCCGCAGCGGACAAGTGA